The proteins below are encoded in one region of Candidatus Saccharimonadales bacterium:
- a CDS encoding nucleotide kinase domain-containing protein encodes MIQTPIPRTEIYDLYWYYAAERQAIFQRRARGEPGPWTDDPILATYKFCNVFRASDRVSQYLIRNIAYIDPQADPSDVLFRVIAFRFFSRPETWDEITNYLGRQPLITDLEDDILTRALAHVKEINGKLYTGAFILCANTAYGHSEKYLNHIALFRHMFILDHLDKKLLAAISLGDVYQLLRSYPLIGDFMAYQLTIDLNYTPYINFSENSFTRAGPGALRGINKAFKSRGDLSPEEIILQMVERQDDEFSRLGLEFDGLHGRKLHAIDCQGLFCELDKYCREAVPKLSSNRIRIKARHKPNAEPIDYFYPPKWELRTT; translated from the coding sequence ATGATTCAAACACCCATACCTCGGACCGAAATCTACGACCTCTACTGGTACTATGCTGCCGAGCGTCAAGCTATCTTCCAGCGGCGCGCCCGCGGAGAACCCGGTCCCTGGACCGATGACCCTATCCTAGCTACCTATAAGTTCTGCAACGTCTTCCGAGCCAGCGACCGCGTGTCGCAATATCTAATTCGTAATATAGCCTACATAGACCCGCAGGCGGACCCATCAGATGTACTGTTTCGAGTGATAGCTTTTCGGTTCTTTAGCCGACCCGAGACTTGGGATGAGATCACAAACTACCTTGGTCGTCAGCCGCTCATTACCGACCTAGAAGATGATATTCTCACCCGAGCGCTAGCCCACGTTAAAGAGATAAACGGTAAACTCTATACTGGCGCTTTTATCCTCTGCGCTAATACGGCCTACGGGCATAGCGAAAAGTATCTGAATCATATCGCTCTCTTCAGGCACATGTTCATTCTCGATCATCTAGATAAGAAACTTCTTGCTGCTATTAGCTTAGGGGACGTCTACCAGCTCTTGCGCAGCTACCCTTTAATCGGAGATTTCATGGCCTATCAGCTCACAATAGATCTCAACTATACGCCTTACATTAATTTCAGCGAAAACTCATTTACACGAGCCGGGCCTGGCGCACTACGGGGAATTAACAAAGCATTCAAGTCTCGTGGCGACCTCTCGCCAGAAGAAATCATTCTGCAAATGGTAGAGAGACAGGACGATGAGTTTAGTCGACTCGGACTTGAATTTGATGGCCTTCATGGTCGGAAGCTCCATGCCATAGACTGCCAGGGACTATTTTGTGAGCTAGACAAATACTGCCGCGAAGCAGTCCCCAAATTATCCAGTAACAGAATTCGGATTAAAGCGCGCCACAAGCCTAATGCCGAACCTATCGACTATTTTTACCCACCGAAGTGGGAGCTAAGAACCACATAA
- a CDS encoding aminoglycoside phosphotransferase family protein — protein MNSLESASAILSRDLPDLDIASIKNIGEGWDSLVYLVNEEIVFRLPKADNALGDPARQRGNKSEIGLLKHVFNRLPVKTPEPLLVPEHYGYFGYRHIPGSSLKDYPELFKSSEQYPEILDLWVRVATVIEQIITLEDAERLGLRAFDGVNPRVKLAKVVLNSDLLDSEFTPIIGVILDKYGESYKALAKKRSVTLHGDLGFGNWLVDAHKRPYAVIDWSEATIAPPEHQMEFMWDMPPEMLRHMTNTYEDITDCKLDTEFIFVSGCTGFLGDIGALLNAGYDVSSHIEHLLQCLKSYRPEH, from the coding sequence ATGAATAGCTTAGAGTCTGCTTCGGCTATTCTTTCAAGGGACCTTCCTGATCTTGATATAGCAAGCATCAAAAACATAGGCGAAGGCTGGGATAGCTTAGTCTATCTAGTGAATGAGGAGATAGTCTTTCGTTTGCCTAAAGCGGACAATGCGTTAGGTGATCCTGCGCGTCAACGGGGCAATAAATCAGAGATTGGACTATTGAAGCATGTATTCAACCGCCTGCCGGTGAAGACGCCAGAGCCATTACTTGTTCCAGAGCACTACGGCTACTTTGGTTACCGGCATATTCCAGGCAGTTCACTGAAAGACTACCCCGAACTTTTTAAGAGTTCGGAGCAGTATCCCGAGATACTAGATCTATGGGTGAGGGTAGCTACCGTCATTGAGCAGATTATTACTCTGGAAGACGCTGAGCGCCTCGGATTGAGAGCGTTTGACGGAGTCAACCCAAGAGTCAAGCTGGCAAAAGTAGTACTAAATAGCGATTTACTAGACAGTGAGTTCACCCCTATCATCGGCGTGATTCTAGATAAGTATGGTGAGAGCTATAAAGCCTTAGCTAAGAAGCGCAGTGTGACATTACATGGAGATTTAGGCTTCGGCAACTGGTTAGTCGATGCGCATAAGCGTCCATATGCCGTTATAGACTGGTCAGAAGCGACTATAGCCCCTCCCGAGCACCAGATGGAATTCATGTGGGATATGCCGCCTGAGATGCTTCGACATATGACAAATACCTATGAAGACATTACTGACTGTAAACTCGATACAGAATTCATATTCGTCAGCGGCTGTACAGGTTTTCTAGGCGATATAGGCGCTTTATTAAATGCTGGATATGATGTCAGCTCTCATATAGAACATCTGCTACAGTGCCTAAAGTCATACCGACCTGAGCATTGA
- a CDS encoding cupredoxin domain-containing protein, with translation MRANRSFIVIGLIILIAVIGTGWYIVSRESVETETQENRSSEETTQPTEGAADAAAEPEEGAVAPIVYRNEGFSPAQLSASTGTELLIRNESSISLQFSSDPHPAHTDNRELNARAIQPGESVTITVEEIGRWGFHNHFRETHRGTLTVE, from the coding sequence ATGAGAGCTAATCGTTCATTTATAGTTATCGGACTTATCATATTAATCGCAGTTATAGGGACAGGTTGGTATATCGTATCCCGGGAGTCAGTTGAGACTGAAACTCAAGAGAACCGCAGTAGCGAAGAGACCACTCAGCCCACTGAAGGAGCGGCCGATGCAGCGGCGGAGCCAGAGGAGGGAGCTGTAGCGCCAATTGTCTATAGGAATGAGGGCTTCTCGCCCGCTCAGCTCAGTGCATCGACAGGAACAGAGCTTCTGATACGTAACGAGTCATCTATTAGCTTGCAGTTTAGCTCTGATCCGCATCCTGCTCATACTGATAATAGGGAGTTGAATGCTAGAGCTATTCAGCCAGGCGAATCAGTGACTATCACAGTTGAAGAAATCGGCCGGTGGGGTTTTCATAATCATTTTAGGGAGACACATCGCGGCACGCTCACTGTAGAGTAG
- the rimK gene encoding 30S ribosomal protein S6--L-glutamate ligase has translation MRIAILSRGAANYSTRVLVSAAEKAGHEAVVLDYLKCYMEVQQNRPSVHFNGERLGKIDAIIPRIGHSHTGYGSAVVRQFEMMNVYTTAKSIAIVRSRDKLRSLQLLGRSDIDIPKTAFASQTTDIADLIELVGGAPLIVKLIESTHGEGVVLAPTKKEAKSIVQAFYSIGQPILVQEFIEEAGGADIRAFVVGGRVVGAMKRQGLDEEFRSNLHLGGTGEKVLLTDAEKKIAVKSAKKLGLDIAGVDILQSARGPLVIEVNSSPGLEGIEGATERDIASKIIKYVEINAGRKPKKDKVGA, from the coding sequence GTGCGTATTGCAATCCTGTCGCGGGGCGCCGCGAACTATTCTACTCGAGTCCTGGTAAGTGCCGCTGAGAAAGCCGGCCATGAAGCCGTGGTGCTCGACTACTTGAAATGTTACATGGAGGTGCAGCAGAATCGTCCCAGTGTCCACTTTAACGGTGAGCGCCTGGGCAAAATCGACGCCATCATACCGCGTATCGGTCACTCGCATACCGGATATGGCTCGGCTGTAGTGCGACAGTTCGAGATGATGAACGTCTACACCACTGCAAAATCGATTGCGATCGTGCGTTCTCGCGATAAGCTACGCAGTTTGCAGCTGCTGGGACGATCTGATATCGACATCCCGAAGACTGCTTTTGCCTCTCAGACTACCGATATCGCCGATCTGATCGAATTAGTAGGTGGAGCGCCCTTGATTGTGAAGCTGATTGAGAGTACCCATGGCGAAGGAGTAGTGCTGGCTCCCACCAAAAAGGAAGCTAAATCGATCGTGCAGGCCTTCTACAGTATCGGTCAGCCAATCTTAGTCCAAGAATTTATTGAAGAAGCCGGCGGAGCCGATATTCGCGCCTTTGTTGTCGGTGGACGCGTGGTCGGAGCGATGAAGCGCCAAGGCCTAGATGAAGAATTTCGTTCGAATCTACACCTCGGTGGTACTGGCGAAAAAGTTCTTCTGACCGATGCCGAGAAGAAAATTGCCGTTAAATCCGCTAAGAAGCTCGGCCTCGATATCGCCGGTGTGGATATTCTACAGTCTGCGCGTGGACCTCTCGTTATCGAAGTTAACTCCTCCCCGGGACTGGAAGGAATCGAAGGTGCTACCGAACGGGATATAGCGAGTAAGATCATCAAGTATGTTGAGATAAATGCCGGCCGCAAACCGAAGAAAGATAAGGTCGGAGCATAG
- a CDS encoding cupin domain-containing protein, with amino-acid sequence MEGTMDMNDYGPQPYVIDIEELTKENELFRVAKWTGANLQMTVMAIPAGGEVGLEVHNDHDQFLRIEEGEAKVVMGPSEDNLDQEWAVEDDFAIFVPAGTWHNIINTGDIPLKLYSIYAPGEHAHGTIHNTFAEAEAAEAEHHGA; translated from the coding sequence ATGGAGGGAACAATGGACATGAACGATTATGGACCGCAACCATACGTGATAGACATCGAAGAACTGACTAAAGAAAACGAGCTTTTCCGCGTCGCTAAGTGGACTGGAGCTAACCTACAGATGACCGTGATGGCGATTCCAGCTGGTGGTGAGGTTGGTTTAGAAGTGCACAACGACCACGACCAGTTTCTCCGCATTGAAGAAGGTGAAGCTAAGGTCGTAATGGGACCAAGCGAAGACAACCTTGATCAAGAGTGGGCAGTCGAGGACGACTTCGCTATCTTCGTTCCGGCCGGTACCTGGCACAACATCATCAATACTGGTGATATCCCGCTCAAACTCTACTCAATCTACGCTCCTGGCGAACATGCACACGGTACGATCCATAACACTTTCGCTGAAGCCGAAGCGGCCGAAGCTGAGCATCACGGAGCGTAA
- a CDS encoding YbhB/YbcL family Raf kinase inhibitor-like protein has product MKLSSPVFNDGETIDKLYTCEGSNHNPPLQISDAPTEAQSLVLICDDPDAATDPNGPGHTFDHWVVWNIPPTTTEIAEGSVPPFAVQGLNGRGEKAYTGPCPPTGEHRYFFRLYALDSKLDLPEDADKEDVEDALSGHVLTRTELVGTYQKA; this is encoded by the coding sequence ATGAAGCTTTCTAGCCCAGTTTTTAACGATGGCGAGACTATCGATAAGCTCTACACCTGTGAAGGTAGCAATCATAATCCTCCCCTTCAAATTAGCGATGCGCCTACTGAAGCGCAAAGTCTGGTACTAATCTGTGATGACCCTGATGCCGCTACCGATCCAAATGGACCAGGGCACACCTTCGATCATTGGGTAGTTTGGAACATCCCACCAACAACCACTGAAATTGCCGAGGGTTCCGTTCCGCCGTTCGCCGTCCAAGGTCTAAATGGCCGAGGCGAGAAAGCCTACACCGGTCCCTGCCCGCCAACTGGTGAACATCGCTATTTCTTCCGTCTGTATGCACTAGACTCAAAACTCGACTTGCCCGAAGATGCAGACAAAGAAGATGTCGAAGATGCACTAAGTGGTCACGTATTAACTCGAACCGAGCTAGTGGGTACTTATCAAAAAGCATAG
- a CDS encoding UvrB/UvrC motif-containing protein translates to MLWVNFMHIYQPLTQKPYWVNRVTEESYRPLFQGFLKNPDLKSTININSVLVELLEENGHQDVIEAIHELLKRGQIELTGSAKFHPLMVYTPDYERRRQIELNDVSLRKYFGDYYQPRGFFPPEMAFDMDVAKTAKECGFEWIIVDELSFPGQAQPDHKQRYSVEGVDGLDIYFRERSSSWNILSGQIGTPDLLRKMLGARTADGSYLLTAMDGETFGHHRPGLQSLIFDLNQADELQTVLLSDLKDYFPDTKKVVPQASTWALMEKDLERKVPFSRWKDPDNEIHDIQWELTNHLIKLYEPVHIDQTPVKEDALDRALQSDQFWWASARPWWSIEMMERAAKNLYEAAKMAPEVKDADISKAEALYHKIIFTAFDWQRSGKVDEMARQEDEDIRQRTDQDIPKLPKEEVDKMIANLRKEMAQVAGKEEFERAAQIRDRIRELKEYADENIDIPRASQEGSQEWDVV, encoded by the coding sequence ATGCTGTGGGTAAATTTCATGCACATATACCAACCGTTGACCCAGAAACCGTACTGGGTGAACAGGGTGACGGAAGAGAGCTATAGACCGCTCTTTCAAGGGTTTCTGAAAAACCCCGACCTCAAGAGCACTATCAATATAAACTCTGTTCTAGTCGAGTTACTGGAAGAGAACGGTCACCAGGATGTGATAGAAGCTATCCATGAGCTGTTAAAGCGAGGACAGATAGAACTGACCGGCAGTGCTAAATTCCATCCGTTAATGGTCTATACACCAGATTATGAACGACGTCGACAGATAGAGCTTAATGACGTGTCTCTACGTAAATATTTCGGTGATTACTATCAGCCGCGTGGCTTCTTTCCCCCTGAAATGGCTTTCGATATGGATGTGGCCAAAACCGCCAAAGAGTGTGGCTTTGAATGGATTATCGTCGACGAACTATCATTCCCAGGCCAGGCTCAGCCCGATCACAAGCAGAGGTATAGTGTTGAGGGAGTGGATGGTTTAGATATTTATTTTCGTGAACGAAGTAGTAGCTGGAATATCCTCTCAGGTCAGATCGGGACGCCAGACCTGCTCCGTAAAATGCTTGGTGCCAGGACAGCTGACGGCTCCTACCTCTTGACTGCTATGGATGGGGAGACATTTGGCCACCATCGCCCAGGGCTTCAGAGTCTTATATTTGACCTTAACCAAGCTGATGAGCTCCAGACCGTATTACTTTCTGACCTAAAAGACTACTTCCCCGATACCAAGAAGGTGGTTCCACAAGCTTCTACGTGGGCACTCATGGAGAAGGACCTTGAACGTAAGGTGCCCTTTTCGCGCTGGAAAGACCCAGATAATGAGATACATGATATTCAATGGGAGTTAACCAATCATCTCATTAAATTGTATGAGCCTGTACACATAGACCAAACCCCTGTAAAAGAAGACGCACTTGATCGGGCGCTGCAGTCAGATCAGTTTTGGTGGGCGAGTGCGCGGCCATGGTGGAGTATCGAGATGATGGAGCGTGCAGCAAAGAACCTTTACGAAGCTGCCAAGATGGCGCCCGAGGTAAAGGATGCAGATATATCTAAGGCAGAGGCGCTCTACCATAAAATAATCTTCACCGCATTTGACTGGCAGCGTAGCGGCAAGGTAGACGAGATGGCAAGGCAGGAAGATGAGGATATACGCCAACGGACTGATCAAGATATCCCCAAGCTTCCTAAGGAAGAAGTGGATAAAATGATAGCTAATCTGCGTAAAGAGATGGCGCAAGTGGCAGGTAAGGAGGAGTTCGAGCGGGCGGCACAGATACGTGACCGGATTCGTGAGCTGAAAGAGTATGCTGACGAGAACATAGACATCCCTCGTGCCAGTCAAGAGGGCAGCCAAGAGTGGGATGTTGTCTGA
- a CDS encoding RimK/LysX family protein, translated as MDKVTIGRWVFIDLPALDLENVRAKVDTGAYRSSLHCEFIEEFERNGEIFLAIQTTDMRGAPIGDHPVALKQEGIVAVRSSNGEVQRRPVVLLPVELGGREYVTEFTLTNRQDMKFPILLGRKFLKESFVVDVSLDDPTEEE; from the coding sequence ATGGATAAAGTCACAATCGGCCGCTGGGTATTTATAGATCTCCCGGCCCTGGATTTAGAAAACGTACGAGCTAAAGTTGATACCGGTGCCTACCGGAGTAGTTTGCACTGTGAATTTATCGAGGAGTTTGAGCGTAATGGCGAGATTTTCCTTGCTATCCAGACTACTGATATGAGAGGTGCACCAATTGGTGACCACCCGGTAGCACTGAAGCAAGAAGGTATTGTGGCGGTACGTAGCTCAAACGGTGAGGTACAAAGGCGACCGGTAGTACTACTCCCGGTGGAGCTCGGTGGACGAGAGTATGTGACGGAATTTACCTTAACTAATAGACAAGATATGAAATTCCCGATACTCTTAGGAAGGAAGTTCCTCAAGGAGTCCTTTGTGGTAGATGTATCACTCGATGACCCAACTGAAGAAGAGTAA
- a CDS encoding peptidoglycan bridge formation glycyltransferase FemA/FemB family protein has product MNQPELTVIKSTKEWDKFVDSSPFGHPQQLSAWAKLKQRNGWESVRVGVVNGGSIVAGAQILLLKAPVIGYTIAYIPRGPLFATDKSVSESDLLNSLGEIARAHGATLLKIEPALQQLDLPVGWRVAKRQILHPKTSVIQLKSSSEEEILNSFHKDARYSIRRATRNGVEIREVKSVEEIAVMWEVYQSTSDRAGFNLYSFDYYKKVFTYLGEHTKVWLAYHEGKPAGFAWTAHVNNVAVYLYGGSNELGRKQLANYLLQWEVIRYYKQAGVEYYDLNGHINDGVGSFKTKFAQEQVEYVGTYDLPLHPVMYALGESVLPRLAPLLRQAKSILRRG; this is encoded by the coding sequence ATGAATCAGCCTGAATTAACGGTTATCAAGAGCACTAAAGAGTGGGATAAGTTCGTCGATAGTAGTCCCTTCGGTCACCCCCAGCAGCTTTCGGCCTGGGCCAAGTTAAAGCAGCGTAATGGTTGGGAGAGTGTCCGGGTGGGGGTAGTAAATGGCGGCTCTATCGTGGCTGGAGCTCAGATTTTGCTCCTGAAGGCGCCGGTCATCGGCTATACCATTGCCTACATCCCCCGCGGTCCACTATTTGCTACCGATAAATCGGTCTCAGAGTCCGACTTACTGAATAGCTTAGGTGAGATTGCTCGAGCGCACGGGGCGACGCTACTTAAGATCGAACCGGCTCTACAGCAGCTCGATCTACCTGTCGGTTGGCGAGTTGCAAAGCGCCAGATTCTGCACCCTAAGACATCGGTGATCCAGCTTAAGTCCAGTTCAGAGGAAGAGATTTTAAACTCCTTTCATAAGGATGCTCGCTATTCGATTCGCCGCGCTACTCGTAACGGTGTTGAGATCAGGGAGGTTAAGTCGGTCGAAGAAATAGCGGTGATGTGGGAGGTGTATCAAAGCACTTCGGATCGCGCCGGTTTTAATCTCTACAGTTTCGATTACTATAAAAAAGTTTTTACCTATCTCGGTGAGCATACTAAGGTTTGGTTGGCGTATCACGAAGGCAAACCGGCCGGGTTTGCCTGGACGGCTCACGTTAACAATGTGGCTGTATACCTCTACGGTGGCTCAAATGAACTGGGTCGGAAGCAGCTGGCTAACTATCTGTTGCAATGGGAGGTCATTCGCTACTACAAGCAAGCGGGCGTCGAATATTATGATTTGAATGGTCACATCAACGATGGAGTAGGCTCATTTAAAACTAAGTTTGCTCAAGAGCAGGTAGAGTATGTTGGTACATATGATTTGCCGCTGCATCCAGTGATGTATGCCTTGGGGGAGTCAGTCCTGCCACGCCTAGCTCCGTTGTTGCGTCAAGCCAAAAGCATACTGCGGCGCGGCTAG
- a CDS encoding DUF192 domain-containing protein produces the protein MWRRFTIPLLILGCIALLALILTRIEADDRVRVDFDAVSVAVDVADTPELRQQGLSGSEALDEDEGMLFVFNEPNKVSFHMLDMNFALDIIWLDEELKVVDIAAGITPETYPESFKPITPAKYVLEVHSGFAAQHGISLGSQATIAGL, from the coding sequence ATGTGGCGGCGCTTCACTATTCCGCTACTTATTCTCGGGTGCATCGCACTACTCGCATTAATCCTGACCCGTATTGAGGCGGATGACAGAGTACGAGTTGATTTCGACGCCGTATCCGTAGCGGTCGATGTAGCCGATACGCCAGAACTGCGTCAACAAGGCCTATCTGGCAGTGAGGCTTTAGATGAAGACGAGGGGATGCTGTTTGTATTTAACGAACCGAATAAGGTTTCTTTCCACATGCTAGATATGAACTTTGCTCTAGATATCATCTGGCTGGATGAAGAGCTCAAAGTAGTCGATATCGCTGCTGGCATCACACCTGAAACCTACCCTGAATCCTTTAAACCTATCACCCCGGCTAAGTATGTGCTGGAAGTGCACTCCGGCTTTGCCGCGCAGCATGGTATTAGTCTCGGTAGTCAGGCCACAATAGCTGGGCTGTAG
- a CDS encoding glycogen/starch synthase, translated as MAKSRRDLKVLFVTAEVAPFSKQGGLSQVAYFLPRSLRKLGVDVRIFTPKYGKIIDEKYHLKEVISGLEIPTGHEEKSEQVSKLSCNVKLYEEPEDPFEPPVYFLENEEYFEKRANVYGYSDDHIRFGLLSRGALEFIIQKEFVPDVVHCNDWHTGYLVNDLYYVRQEDEDLKDIASLLSIHNTYQGNFNFGRASEMDYDDGKSPLAPFYSDRFIKQNALKRGVMRADRMNTVSETYARELLLEQYGAGMHKLFRELRGKMSGVLNGLDYNDFDPATDKIIAENFTHRSINRRVNNKLDLQKEFGLEQDPHVPIIAISGRLDGQKGLNLILETMDFVLKELDVQFIVLGSGDNRYIEYFEELERKYPDRVGTHLLPDFILPRKIFAGSDIMMMPSFYEPGGIVAIEAMRYGAVPLVRATGGLADIVKNYNTQTKEGTGFSFRDFSSQSFLVALVRALESYKDKEAWDELVKRVMLQDFSWDKVATKYADLYERTYDYRQEALQPNPPMAYQQKIE; from the coding sequence ATGGCTAAGTCACGGCGCGACTTAAAGGTGTTATTCGTGACGGCCGAGGTAGCCCCTTTCTCTAAGCAGGGTGGCTTAAGTCAAGTAGCCTACTTTCTACCTCGATCCCTACGTAAGCTTGGTGTCGATGTGCGGATCTTCACTCCCAAGTATGGCAAGATCATAGATGAGAAGTACCATCTCAAGGAAGTTATATCAGGTCTAGAGATACCTACGGGACATGAGGAAAAGAGTGAGCAAGTGTCAAAGCTCTCATGTAACGTAAAGCTATATGAAGAGCCAGAGGACCCCTTTGAACCACCGGTTTATTTTCTAGAAAACGAAGAGTATTTTGAGAAGCGGGCTAATGTTTACGGTTATAGTGATGACCATATCCGCTTCGGACTACTTAGCCGAGGGGCACTGGAATTCATTATCCAAAAAGAATTCGTGCCTGATGTGGTTCACTGTAACGACTGGCATACGGGCTATCTCGTAAATGATCTCTACTACGTGCGACAAGAGGATGAGGATCTGAAAGATATTGCCAGTCTGCTTTCTATCCACAACACTTATCAGGGTAATTTTAATTTCGGCCGGGCTAGTGAGATGGATTATGATGACGGCAAAAGTCCTCTAGCCCCGTTTTACTCAGACCGTTTCATCAAACAGAATGCCCTAAAACGCGGTGTTATGCGAGCTGATAGGATGAATACGGTATCTGAGACCTATGCTCGTGAGCTACTCCTAGAGCAGTATGGAGCTGGGATGCATAAGCTCTTTCGGGAGCTACGAGGCAAGATGTCGGGTGTCTTAAATGGGTTGGACTATAATGATTTCGATCCAGCTACTGATAAGATTATTGCTGAGAATTTCACCCATCGCAGCATCAACCGTCGAGTGAACAATAAGCTTGACTTGCAGAAAGAGTTTGGCTTAGAGCAAGATCCACATGTACCGATTATTGCGATATCTGGTCGACTTGATGGACAGAAGGGGCTCAATCTGATTTTAGAGACTATGGATTTTGTTCTTAAAGAACTCGACGTTCAGTTTATTGTTCTAGGTTCGGGCGATAATCGTTATATCGAGTACTTCGAAGAGCTTGAGCGTAAGTATCCCGATCGGGTCGGGACACATTTGCTGCCGGACTTTATCTTGCCGCGGAAGATCTTTGCTGGGTCCGACATTATGATGATGCCGAGCTTCTATGAACCAGGCGGTATCGTAGCCATTGAAGCTATGCGCTATGGAGCGGTTCCCTTAGTGCGTGCTACCGGCGGGCTGGCTGACATTGTGAAGAACTATAACACCCAGACTAAGGAAGGTACGGGTTTTAGCTTTCGAGACTTCTCTAGTCAGAGCTTCCTCGTCGCTCTCGTGCGTGCGCTGGAATCCTACAAGGACAAAGAAGCGTGGGATGAGCTAGTAAAGCGAGTGATGCTCCAAGACTTCTCTTGGGATAAGGTAGCGACAAAATACGCCGATCTCTATGAGCGTACTTACGACTATCGCCAGGAGGCTCTCCAGCCTAATCCACCAATGGCTTATCAGCAGAAGATCGAATAA
- the murA gene encoding UDP-N-acetylglucosamine 1-carboxyvinyltransferase — translation MQALKITGGKPLHGEVTISGAKNAATKMMIAALLTDEPVVLYNIPKISEIDITTDIIKATGASVEREDHTIRIHAESLTGAGVKQLSRKNRISILALSPLLHRLGEAEVPVVDGDHIGPRPVNFHIQALEQMGAQISADATGYHARASRLQGTTIRLPYPSVGATENILLAAVLAEGRTSIYNAATEPEILDLIKLLQQMGAIIEFRANRVIIIDGVERLHGASYRVMPDRLEAASYAAAAIATNGKITVKGAYQGDLSTFLNTIRRIGGDYQVNDSDITFKRGPEGLRGAELETDTWPGFSTDWQQPLIVVLTQADGLSVVHETVYEDRFGYTEVLNQMGANIAVFTKCLGELECRFKGESHKHSAIIQGPSRLRGAKIEIPDIRAGMAHVIAALVADGTSTLTGVEHLLRGYDQFLDKLESIGAKFKTN, via the coding sequence ATGCAGGCACTCAAAATTACCGGCGGTAAACCACTCCATGGAGAGGTCACGATCAGTGGTGCTAAAAATGCTGCTACTAAAATGATGATTGCGGCTCTCCTGACTGACGAGCCGGTTGTTCTCTATAACATTCCTAAAATCTCGGAAATCGACATCACAACTGACATCATCAAGGCAACTGGCGCTAGCGTTGAGCGCGAGGATCACACCATCCGTATCCATGCCGAGAGTCTTACCGGTGCGGGCGTGAAGCAGCTGTCGCGCAAAAACCGCATCTCGATTCTCGCCCTCAGCCCTCTGCTCCACCGACTCGGTGAAGCCGAAGTACCTGTCGTAGATGGCGACCACATCGGCCCTCGACCGGTGAATTTTCACATCCAAGCCCTAGAACAAATGGGGGCTCAGATATCAGCCGATGCCACCGGCTATCATGCCCGGGCTTCTCGCCTGCAAGGCACCACTATCCGCTTGCCCTATCCCAGTGTTGGAGCTACTGAGAACATCCTACTAGCAGCCGTACTAGCCGAAGGGCGCACCAGCATCTACAACGCTGCGACCGAGCCAGAGATATTAGATCTGATTAAGCTCCTCCAGCAAATGGGGGCTATCATCGAGTTTCGTGCTAACCGTGTCATCATCATCGACGGGGTAGAGCGTTTACATGGCGCATCCTACCGCGTCATGCCCGATCGGCTCGAAGCCGCCTCCTACGCCGCAGCCGCCATCGCTACGAACGGCAAAATCACCGTAAAAGGAGCCTATCAGGGCGATCTCAGCACTTTCCTCAACACTATTCGCAGAATCGGTGGGGACTACCAGGTAAATGACAGCGACATCACTTTTAAGCGCGGGCCGGAGGGTCTACGCGGGGCCGAGCTAGAGACCGATACCTGGCCCGGCTTCAGTACTGACTGGCAGCAGCCGCTCATCGTAGTCCTTACTCAAGCTGACGGACTCTCCGTAGTACACGAAACGGTCTATGAAGATCGCTTCGGCTATACCGAGGTACTAAATCAAATGGGGGCAAATATCGCCGTCTTCACTAAATGCTTAGGCGAGCTAGAATGCCGTTTCAAAGGTGAATCGCATAAACACAGCGCTATTATCCAAGGACCGAGCCGCTTACGTGGAGCTAAAATCGAGATTCCCGACATTCGTGCTGGCATGGCTCACGTAATAGCCGCGCTGGTCGCAGACGGCACCTCGACCTTGACGGGTGTAGAGCACCTACTGCGTGGTTACGACCAGTTCTTAGACAAACTTGAGAGTATCGGCGCTAAGTTCAAAACTAACTAG